A genomic segment from Gadus morhua chromosome 4, gadMor3.0, whole genome shotgun sequence encodes:
- the LOC115543040 gene encoding NLR family CARD domain-containing protein 3 isoform X2, giving the protein MNESEESEEGGHTSKPPLSWEHGHQSKAESPEQERSSSPVASCVSMTSDKSMGHPVNFKDGKQSTDKRSEKNQETSDTTVPSHVFVKSDGSIGQPPNFTDERPSTDESPEKERSSSPVPSCVSMTSDKSMGHPVNFKDRKQSTEKRSEKNQETSDTTVPSHVIVKNDGSIGQPPNFTDERPSTNERQHQESSKETSDISELLPASNQSDPKTKFMLVKATVQKFVDKELAKLWGAHFPEYPQCSGSQTKDDVGKGDDEEALDEEEEQQRKSAIKGVGKITLLCMMRMKEDEMAHTLKSETLAVKCKQKLKCHMMEKFKSWFEGIANAGQPSLLNEIYTELFITEGGSGDINNEHEIRQIQIASRKPAKEEMCFIKCEDLFQATADNSQPIRRILTKGVAGIGKTVLTHKFTLDWAEGKANQNIDFTFHVTFRELNLLKDKTFSMVELVHHFFIETKNAEICNFEKFKVIFIIDGLDECRLPLDFHKNGTWTDVKKPTSVDMLLTNLIMGNLLPNACIWITTRPAAANRIPANCVDMLTEVRGFTDSQKEEYFRKRFKEETLAGQILSHIKRSRSLYIMCYIPIFCWITATVLEHFFHKWKRQGDRPKTLTEIYIHFLIVQSLQENIRYNGKRVPDSQWFKKSRKILLSLGKLAFNQLEKGNLIFYKTDLEECEIDIRAALKYSAVFTQVFKEECGLYQEKVFCFIHLSIQEFLAAMYVFWTFINTGVNLLSKKKCIMDIQHLHNMAVDKALESVNGHLDLFLRFLLGLSQETNQTLLEGLLGETGNRSLTNASTVEYIKQKLDQDLCTEKAINLLNCLNELGSRCLVEDIQKYLTSGSLSRKTPEPGQWAALVYILLTSDNELDVFDLRKYSASEEVLLRLLPVAKVSKKLLLSGCNLSEGCCEALASVLSLNSSLRELDLSTNDLQDSGVCLLSAGMGSPNCTLETLKMNGCLLTERCCEALASALSTKSSSLRVLDLSSNDLQDSGVKLLSARLETDCTLVTLRLKNCSLSERCCEALASVLSSNSSSLRELDLSSNDLQDSGVKLLSDGLGSPDCTLETLRLSGCLVTQEGCASLASALSSNPSHLRVLDLSYNHPGNSGVTLLSARLKDPHWRLDNLSVEHIGERRLTSGLRKYAYVFTLDPNTVHTYLSLSEGNSRVTLDEEDNWYPDHPERFDFFQQVLCREGLTGRCYWEVEVQGDASIGVAYREIRRKGQGDLSYLGGQNDSWCLKCYADHYIACCNNRRIDIRLPRTSRRVGVYVDCHAGTLTFYRVTPEVCDKVEGPSSNTWAHIHTFQSTFTQNCYPGFGFKFWRNVGENATVTLCDLFQR; this is encoded by the exons ATGAATGAGtctgaggagagtgaggagggaggtCATACCTCTAAACCCCCCCTGTCCTGGGAGCATGGCCACCAAAGCAAAGCTGAGAG CCCAGAGCAGGAGAGATCCAGTTCTCCCGTtgccagctgtgtctccatgactAGTGACAAGTCTATGGGTCATCCTGtgaactttaaagatggaaagcaGTCTACTGATAAAAG AAGTGAGAAGAATCAGGAGACATCAGACACCACGGTTCCCAGCCATGTCTTCGTGAAGAGTGACGGGTCAATTGGTCAGCCTCCGAACTTTACAGATGAGCGCCCGTCCACTGATGAAAG cccagagaaggagagatccAGTTCTCCCGTTCCAAGCTGTGTCTCGATGACTAGTGACAAGTCTATGGGTCATCCTGTGAACTTTAAAGACAGAAAGCAGTCTACTGAGAAAAG AAGTGAGAAGAATCAGGAGACATCAGACACCACGGTTCCCAGCCATGTCATTGTGAAGAATGACGGGTCTATTGGTCAGCCTCCGAACTTTACAGATGAGCGCCCATCCACTAACGAAAG ACAACACCAAGAGAGCTCAAAGGAGACCAGTGACATTAGTGAGCTATTGCCTGCGTCAAATCAATCAGATCCGAAGACCAAGTTCATG CTGGTGAAGGCGACTGTGCAAAAATTTGTAGACAAGGAGCTGGCGAAGCTTTGGGGGGCTCACTTCCCAGagtacccacaatgctcagggAGTCAGACGAAGGATGATGTTGGGAAGGGCGATGACGAGGAGGCActggatgaagaggaagagcagcagAGGAAAAGTGCCATTAAGGGAGTTGGAAAGATCACACTGCTCTgcatgatgaggatgaaggagGATGAGATGGCTCACACTCTCAAGAGCG AAACTCTTGCGGTTAAGTGCAAACAAAAACTCAAGTGTCACATGATGGAGAAGTTCAAGAGTTGGTTTGAGGGAATTGCTAATGCGGGACAGCCGTCACTTCTCAATgagatctacacagagctcttcattACGGAGGGCGGCAGTGGAGACATCAACAATGAGCACGAGATCAGACAGATTCAAAttgcttccaggaaaccagcaaAGGAAGAAATGTGTTTCATCAAATGTGAAGACCTCTTTCAAGCTACTGCTGACAactctcaaccaatcagaagaataTTGACAAAAGGAGTTGCTGGCATcggtaaaaccgtcttaacacataagttcactctggactgggccgaaggcaaagccaaccaaaaCATAGACTTCACATTTCACGTGACTTTCAGAGAGTTAAATTTACTGAAAGACAAAACGTTCAGCATGGTGGAACTTGTCCATCACTTCTTCATTGAAACCAAAAACGCTGAAATCTGCAACTTCGAAAAGTTCAAAGTAATTTTCATCAttgatggtctggatgagtgccggcttcctctggacttccacaAGAATGGGACCTGGACGGATGTCAAAAAGCCCACCTCGGTGGATATGCtactgacaaacctcatcatgGGCAACCTGCTTCCCAATGCatgcatctggataaccacacgtcCTGCAGCAGCCAATCGGATCCCTGCTAACTGTGTGGACATgttgacagaggtgagagggttcacagactcacagaaggaggagtatttcaggaagagattcaagGAGGAGACGCTGGCTGGACAAATCCTCTCACACATCAAGAGATCGCGAAGCCTGTATATCATGTGCTACATCCCaatcttctgttggatcactgctacagtccTGGAGCATTTCTTCCACAAATGGAAGAGACAAGGAGATAGGCCCAAGACTTTAACTGAGATTTACATCCACTTCCTGATAGTTCAGTCCTTACAGGAGAACATTCGGTATAATGGAAAACGTGTACCAGATTCACAATGGTTTAAGAAGAGCAGGAAGATTCTTTTATCTCtaggaaaactggcttttaaccagctagAGAAAGGTAACCTGATTTTCTATAAGACAGACCTGGAAGAATGTGAgatcgatatcagagcagccttaAAGTACTCAGCTGTGTTCACCCAggtctttaaagaggagtgcgGGCTTTACCAGGAAAAGGTGTTCTGCTTCATTCATCTAAGCATTCAAGAGTTTCTTGCTGCCATGTATGTCTTTTGGACCTTCATCAACACTGGTGTCAATTTACTTTcaaaaaagaaatgcataatGGATATCCAACACCTCCATAATAtggctgtggacaaggccttagaAAGTgtgaacggacacctggacttgttccttcGCTTCCTCCTGGGACTTTCTCAGGAGACCAATCAGACTCTCCTAGAAGGCCTGCTTGGAGAGACAGGAAATAGATCACTGACTAATGCTAGCACAGTTGAATATATCAAGCAGAAACTAGATCAGGATCTCTGTACAGAGAAAGCCATCAATCTGTTAAATTGTCTTAATGAGCTGGGCAGCCGTTGTCTAGTGGAGGACATACAGAAGTACCTGACATCTGGAAGTCTCTCCAGGAAAACTCCAGAACCTGGTCAGTGGGCTGCTCTGGTCTACATCTTATTGACATCAGACAATGAACTAGATGTGTTTGACCTGAggaaatactctgcttctgaGGAGgttcttctgaggctgctgccagtcgCCAAAGTCTCAAAGAAATTGCT ACTGAGTGGCTGCAATCTGTCAGagggatgctgtgaagctctggcctcagttctcagcctAAACTCCAGTCTGagggagctggacctgagtaccaatgatctgcaggattcaggagtgtgtctgctctctgctggaatGGGGAGTCCaaactgtacactggaaacacTTAA GATGAATGGCTGTCTTCtgacagagagatgctgtgaagctctggcctcagctctcagcACAAAATCCTCTAGTCTGAGGGTGCTGGACCTGAgttccaatgatctgcaggattcaggagtgaagctgctctctgctcgACTGGAGACAGACTGTACACTGgtaactctcag GCTGAAAAACTGcagtctgtcagagagatgctgtgaagctctggcctcagttctcagctccaactcctctagtctgagagagctggacctgagttccaatgatctgcaggattcaggagtgaagctgctctctgatggactggggagtccagactgtacactggaaacactcag gctttctggctgcctggtcacacaggaaggctgtgcttctctggcctccgctctgagctccaacccctcccatctgagagtgctggacctgagctacaatcacccaggaaaCTCAGGAGTTACGCTGCTCTCTGCTAGACTGAAGGATCCACACTGGAGACTGGACAATCTCAG TGTGGAGCACATTGGAGAAAGGAGGCTGACATCGGGTTTGAGGAAGT ATGCCTATGTATtcacactggacccaaacacagtccacacatatctctctctgtcagaggGCAACAGCAGAGTGACGCTGGATGAAGAAGATAATTGGTATcctgatcacccagagagatttgacttcTTTCaacaggtgttgtgtagagagggcctgactggccgctgttactgggaggtagaggtACAAGGAGACGCTTCTATAGGTGTTGCATACAGAGAAATAAGGAGGAAAGGACAGGGGGACCTCTCCTATCTTGGAGGGCAGAATGATTCCTGGTGTCTGAAGTGTTACGCTGATCATTACATTGCCTGCTGCAACAACAGAAGAATAGACATACGTCTCCCTCGTACCAGCcgcagagtaggagtgtatgtGGACTGCCATGCTGGCACTTTGACCTTCTATAGGGTGACACCAGAGGTCTGCGACAAAGTAGAAGGACCCTCCTcaaacacatgggcacacatccacaccttccagtccaCATTCACCCAGAACTGCTACCCTGGGTTTGGGTTCAAGTTTTGGAGAAATGTTGGAGAAAATGCCACTGTGACCCTGTGTGACCTTTTTcaacggtaa